TTCACGTGATGAACGCTTGGTTACCCTTTTACAGAAGTATCACAGTTCCAAAAGGtactctctattttttatacatACTAATGCTTTTTTTAACCTCGTTTTGTGGTCTTTCATTCTGAATTTGGTCTTGCTAGGTTGGGTCTCTTTTTATTATGACTTCTTAAGTACGTGCAAAGCTAACAGAAACCATGTGCAAATAGTTTATCTTGATGGTCTTGCAATAGCAATGACATCGTGCGCCATCTGATATGGTCAATTTTTCCATTTATCAGTAACAGGGTATTGGTCTTTGTCTTGTACAAGAATGAAGCTTCTCGTGTAGAGCAGATGCTTCAATCAAGGTATTTTCCTGTCAAGTCAGGTCACGAAATGGACTAAGTGAATGAACTAAAGCATCTCTAACCCTTcatagtacttttttttttgtctcattctCCGCTTTCTTTTATAGAGGCTGGAATGCTGTATCTATCCATGGCGATAAAAAACAACATCAGCGCACAATGGCACTGTCATTGTTTAAGAAGGGAACATGTCCTTTGATGGTATGTTTTGTCAACCAACGTTTTAGTTTATGTCGATTATGTGACTTTTTTAAGACAATAAAACAGTAGTCGGCTCAATGGAGCACTAGTGCAATTTCTTAACAGCAGTCAGGCAtcataatttctttttgctGCATGGTGGTCAATTCCTTAAAAAGTTGAGTTGCCTGATATCTGCAGATTGCAACTGATGTTGCTGCTCGTGGATTGGACATTCCAGATGTGGAAGTTGTGATTAACTATAGTTTTCCTCTAACAACAGAGGATTACGTCCATAGAATTGGAAGGACTGGACGTGCTGGAAATAAGGGTGTAGCGCACACATTCTTCACAAAAGAGAACAAGGTTACCTATGAAAGACCCTAGGATTATTTCTTGCCTTAGGAATTAGCAGTGGTGATGATTGACCTGTGGCTGCTGGCAGGGGCTTGCTGGGGAGTTGGTCAATGTTCTCAGAGAAGCTGGGCAAGTTGTGCCTGCTTCTCTTCTGAATTTCGGTACTCATGTGAAGAAGAAGGTGTGTGGAAAATAATCAAGTTCGTTAATTGTAATtacaaatttattttctgttcaGGGACTTACTATTTTATAATCTGATTCAgattcatattattttgattaatttgtccTGCAAATGCAGAAATTTATGTGGTTTTTTGGTGTTAACCCAAAGTCCTTTTAAGGTCGTGCTATCCATGTGTTACCAGAGAAACTGCATTACTATCTTtgtttttatgttcttttctcaCTTGGCAGGAATCCAAGCTTTATGGAGCCCACTTCAGAGAAATTGCTGCAGATGCTCCAAAAGCTAAGAAAATCACATTTGACAACTCTGATGATGAGGACTGAATTACTGATGACAGTGGTAAGTAGTGGCTTTAGCTTGCATAAAAATGGTTTGGTTTTAAGTGCATTTGTGAGGCTCTTTTAATCtcgactttttttcttttcaatttttaaatagtGAATGTGTTCTTTGGAGGATGCTTCACAGAAATATCACTATAGTGATTCTGAGTTGTGCCATCAGAATACCCGAACCCAATATGGCTGATCATTGGGTTCCGGAGCTGTGTTCTTGCTCTATTTTGGAGATTTTAATGTCTTTTAGTATTCTAGCTAATAGGTCAGGCGAATGATATTTTTATCAAGGAGACGAGGTGGCTCCACCATGTACACCTGAGGATCATATTATTGTTGccaatttgattgcattttgtgTCTGCAAAATCAATGAATGTGTTGCCACTGTCGACTTTGCTTCCCTGTGATATTGTATTGGAGATGCTTCATGATATAGTTTCTCACAGAGTACTTGCTGCTTCTATATTTGCATGCTCTTGATTTCATCGGGTTCAGCGAACTCTGTTTAGTTGATGCATTAGAAATTTAGAAGAGGATAATTGTGTTCAATGAAATTGGACGTGGTTGGTTTGGATGGGAAATGCTGAAAGTTGACTGATGTGCAGGTTTGTTTGAATGTATGTCCATTGTACTAGCTTTCGTTGAACATGTTTCTGAGTTGAATTAGGTTGCACTCTCTGGAGAGGATAACAGAAGGCAATTGCACTTGCTACGAGGCTTCTTCACTTCATAGTTTGCAATATCGGTGTCTGTGTGTACAAGTTGCATGTGGACCGCTTTCTTTAGGAGAAAGTATATCCCAAACGGCTAACGTCAGACAAAATGGGACAACAGAGTTCGAGGGTCTCATGTTGCTAAACCATCCATGGAGATAGGAGTTGCCTTTGGTCAGCCAGCAGAGGAGGAGAATGCAGCAGATCGTAGAGTAAGTGGCGCAATGAGTCATATAGAATTCATGTAGGGTTTCTCTTTATGGGAAACTTCTGGTTTTTTACTTATTTGAGCTCTTTATATGGGGTATTGCTTTTGTCATCCTTACTTTGTTATTGGCATTGATAAGGCGAGTTAAAATAGTGAGCACGAAAGGAGTAGTAATTATCTTCAACTCGTATTTGGTTATTTTATTCTATCAATGgaagataaaaaggaaatttatcCATGGTAATTTAGTTTACTGTGATCGTGAGATCATAGAATTCAATGTCGTAATATGAAAGGGCTTTCCGATCTTCTCCCTCTGTGCGATTTGAAAGCACACGCTTTTGCTTTTAGAATCTTCCTCGATAAGTGTGAAGAATGAGCTGGTGTATCATTTTCGTTGGTCGCCACACGCGGCATCACTGACGTCAGGATGATTTCCAGTGGATTGTTCCTTATTACAGCAGCCAAAGCATCCCCAATTCGTTGCATCTTTTAAGGTACATCAGATTTCATGACCCGATCTGACCAACTAAGGTCATTGGATATCCTTACGAATCTTATTTTTCAGCcgaccaaaaaatggaaaagatttgAGTTTTTATATACCCTCTGGAAGTTACCATAACGTCCGGTTTGATAAGCAGGCTCGTTGAGTCGCTCCGTCAAAACTCTATAATTCGCTTGGAGAATCATATGTCAAAAATGTTGTTGCCTATAAGTGTTCGTATATAAAATAAAGTTGATCGACAAACCCGAAATCAAGCAGAAAGTGAGAAATTCGAATATAGAcgaatgatccgagcccaacgaaatgACATTGTGTCCTTAAGATAAGTTGGTTCTCTCAATCGGTACTTAaggttcttggacaattgcctcTCAAGATAGAACGAATCGTTTTTCCTATGAAGCGGTATTTCTCCAAAGGAAATCTTCAAATGCAACTTTGCAGATTAATGGCACAAATGATAATAATGAAATGGGAACGCACatttagaagaaaaaatgagagagagagagagagagagagagagagagagagagagagagagagagagaattttttcGAGCAAGTCATTTGAACCAACCCTTTGAAGACTATTTATATTAGTATAAAAATGAACGTCGACAAAGAGTTACAAATTTGTACAGTTTCGTTGATGAAGGATTACGAACCTTCATGAAAGAACACGAACCGAACAGCTCTCTTTTTTCCGAACAAACATGGTTGTTCAATCAAAGAAACAATTTCCGAACAAACATACATGTTCGGACATGCCCATTCGAATTGGGTCCGTTCGGTTTAAAaagaatagaataaataaaattgataggtaaaaaaaaaataaaaataaataggaatgTGCAGGACTGAATCAAGAGGTGGTGCGTGTGTGTGTGAGCCGATCTAgttttgcgtaggtcctctccctttcACAAAAGTAAGGTATCCCTTAGGGTTCAAATCAAATTATGAGGTTTCAATATTTAAATTCATCTttcatttactctttttttcaATGTAAAACTCTCCATTCTTCACTTCTTATTCAATTTCTTACGAGATTTTAAAATCaaagtcccaaaaaaaaaaaaatcggcatGAATGCATATGCAAGTTATGGTCACGTTGAAGTACCTactctcaaatttttatttttttttttaaagggttgTGCTGATCTTTGCGCCTCGTACTTGCCGATGTTACTTGTGATGTGATTGAACATATTATTAAAGACATCCTGTAGAATACACAAAATAGTCTCGATTGGCTGCGACGAATCGCCTTCGTTCTCGACCGTGTCATGATCATGACTTTTTTGAAGCAAAACGCAAGGGTAAGGGTGGCAAAACTGTCGGTACATGAGTCATTATTGGAATTCGTCCTTCTTGACGGAACGCTTCCATTGGACTCGTGTGAAGTACGAAATGGACAGGAAATGATATTAAAAGACTAAGGAAGACTGAAACGCTTGACGGAGGTAAAGTCGCTTACAGAGTCATTTGAAAACCAAATATTGGCTCAACAATCTCAGCCCCGACCCTGATAATTAACTTCATTATTCTGTATGGTAATATAATGTTGACGGTAATTATGCTCCACCAAATTTCAAATGGAATTTGTTATCCattcataaagaaaaaaataaatatttatatggtCATGTTTGATCAAGAACATTTCAAAAGAACACGGACCGATAGATTGGTGACTTATACAACGAGGAAACGTAAATTCACGgaagtcataaaaatttcatatcGATATATTTTTCCTTACCCTTGATCTCGTGATATTAACCGTCCCTGTACCCAAAATTTCTTTGCCGGTGGAGTCGCATATCTATTGGGAGAAAGCGGGTACTTTGATTTCAAGTTTCCATAACAAGTGGgcagaaacaaaaaggaagagtCAAAATTTCTTTGCCGGTGGAGTCGCATATCTATTGGGAGAAAGCGGGTACTTTGATTTCAAGTTTCCATAACAAGTGGgcagaaacaaaaaggaagagtCAAAATTTCTTTGCCGGTGGAGTCGCATATCTATTGGGAGAAAGCGGGTACTTTGATTTCAAGTTTCCATAACAAGTGGgcagaaacaaaaaggaagagtCAAAATTTCTTTGCCGGTGGAGTCGCATATCTATTGGGAGAAAGCGGGTACTTTGATTTCAAGTTTCCATAACAAGTGGgcagaaacaaaaaggaagagtCTTGTGTCCAATTCTCCAGCCCCTATTTTAATCCGATCGTGCTATACGTCAGCCCACTTTCGTCAGCACACTTTGCCATTTTGTCTTGCAGCTGGTGTTCtataaaagaagaggagaagcaggggagagagagagacagagagagacagagagcgcGCGAGGAAAGTTTGGATTCATCGAGCCAGTGGATACATCGACACGCCGGATCAACGTTGTTTCGAAGCGCTCGGTAAGAATTCCAGGTCTTGATTCCTTTAATCGCAGATTATTTCCTAGTAAAGTAATAGTTTCCAGCGGTACTGTTAAGTTCTGAGTTAGTGGGTTGGCTCTACAGCTTGTCTACTTAATCGCATATTGTAAAGAACTTTGGGGTGTCGTGGACATGTAGAATCTTACACAGGTTGACTGTTTGATCGGGATGAAACTTTAAAGTTCGTTATGCACTGCTGGAACCAGATTCGAACTGTTGTGTGTCGATGCCGGTTTTTGAGTTTTAACAAGCACTTTGCTGAAACAACTACAGGGGCTCCCAAGTTCGGCTTGTTCATTTGTGATTCTTCCTTAGGTGATCAATTCGCTCTGTCTGAAAATTACTCCAAATTGCTTGACATAACGAGAAAATAGTGCTTTATAATCATAGATTCAGTATGTAGTTGAGTAAGCGGTCCATACGATGCAATGAACTTCAGCGTCAGAAACCAACATCAACATGAGAAGTTGAGATATATGCGTTTGCATGAGGAGAGGCATATGATCATAAGCTAGTACATACTTTTTGTTTTGGCCCTTTTGAGAACAGAGTGAGCATGAGCATGTCCAAGAATGCAAACGTATCCACCTAATGGATGGCGACATTTCAATGAACAATCCAATTCATCTGCAAGAAGCAAGCATTGTTCATAATCATCCGACAATACGGCTCATTCATCATCATCTTATTCATGATCGCGCTTTCAAACTGAGATGAACTAGTCGGGGTTTAGTGGTCTCATTACTGCGAATTCCCAAATTTAAGACGTGCTTGACCATGCATTATTTAGACCGAAAAAGGGTATTCCCTAGATTGAGATACGGGTCATTTATAATGTAAGTTCTGGTCGAACATACACTTACTGtgtgaaaagttaaaaaagacgACTATGTCAATGAACTGAAGAGTCTGCTATTGCGTTTATACAAAAAAGATGAGCACCTTGAAGATTAGCATGACTTAAGTAGAGGTGTATAAAAACGATATGTACATCAATATGCTTTGAGGTGATTCTCTTTTCTGGCTTTAAAGAATTCTGGGGTCACAGAAATAGTTGGCTCGTTATCTTGCAAGAACAATCATTTCTTGAACACCATAAATGAATTTGACCTCTGCTCTATCCACGTTTCGGGAACAATGAGCCACTGAACCTCACAAGTCTAGAGCTAAAACCAGTACTTAAATTTTAGACAGTTCTGAGAGGCCTCAGCTTTTCCAGACCATTTGCACAGTTTTAGATTTTTGAGTGGGACCTGAAATGCTCGAATAAATGTAGTGAATCCACAATGCAAAGCATCAAGAAGCGGAAATCTTAAAATCTCCGAGAGCCAAGCGAAGTTGGAGATAAGAGACTAGTAGCTCTAAAAGCAATACATGCCCTGAGAAAGTGTAGTCAACTAGTGCTGCAGGAGTAAACTTTATCTAAATGGTTTTGGAGCCCAACATGTTGAAGCATGGAGTCTACCCTATATACGAGCACATTTAGTAATGCACATCAATTTGAATCATAAAACCGCTGACACAGTTTGCAGTATTGTGACAGCCACTGACCTCTGATCTTGCAAAGTTCCAAGCAGAGAATGGCAGAAAGTGCAGTGCTGTATCTACTTAGCAAGCTGGAAAGCTTTGTTGGGAATGGGATTCAGCAAGAAAGAGATGGTCACGAAGAATGGATGTCTCTgatgagagaatttgagcgcaTCAAGGCCTTCCTAAAAACTGCAGATTCCATGGAAGAGTGCAATGAAGAAGTCAAAGTATGGGTTAAGCAAGTACGAGAAATTGCGTATGAAGCTGAAGATGTTCTTGATGAATATAAGCAACTCTCAGGGCAGGATCATCAAACTGAGGGCTTTCTACGAATGATTCAAACTAGTGTCAGAAACAGGAAAGCTCGACACCGACTGATTTCAGCTATGAAAAGCATCAGCCCCAGAATCAAAAGTATCTGTGAAGGACAGCAGAGACTGTTTGACGGTTTCAGCACAACTGAGAGAGGTTCAAGCTCAACCTCTTCTTACGAAGACAACAAATGGCAAGACCATCGAGGTGATGCACTTCTGGTAGAAAAATCTGATCTGGTGGGCATCGAAGAGCCCAAAAAGGAGCTTGTCGAATGGTTGGTCCAGGGTGTTTCGCAATGCGAGGTAATTTCAGTGGTTGGCATGGGAGGTTTGGGGAAGACAACCCTGACAAAGCAAGTTTATGATGACCCAGCAGTGAAGAAACGATTCACAGTACGAGCTTGGGTCACTCTTTCTCCCTCATTAAGGACGGAAGATCTGCTGTTAGACATGCTTCAACAGATCACCAGTAGCATCATGAAGACGGTTCCAGCGGAAGCAAAAACTCGCGATAGCAGTTGCATTAGAACGATGATCAAAGACCTCCTCCAGAAAAGGAAATCGAAATACCTAATCGTCCTAGACGATGTGTGGGACATGAACAAATGGGATGCAGTCAAATGTGCGTTACCCAACAATAACAATGGCGGTCGGATAATGGTCACAACAAGGAAATCAGATCTAGCATCAGCATCCGGCACTGGATGTGCAGGGAAGGTCTACAACATGAAGCCCTTGTCAGCTGAACAGTCACATGAACTTTTCTGTAGGAAGACGTTCAAAGAGAAAGCGTGCCCCAGCCATTTGGAGGAAATTTGTCGACACATCTTGAGAAAATGTGAAGGACTTCCCCTAGCCATTGTGGCCATCGGTGGTGTTCTGGCCTCAAAGGACACAAGAAGAATTGATGAATGGGAACTTGTCCGTCGCAGTCTCCGTTCCGAAATCGAAGACAACGAAAAGCTAAAAAATCTGAAGCAGGTTCTTTCATTGAGTTTCAATGATTTGCCTTATTACTTGAAGTCCTGTTTTTTGCATTTGAGCGTATTCCCTGAGGCTCACAATGTCGAGTGTATGAGGATAATCCGACTCTGGGTAGCAGAGGGCTTTGTTGAAAGGAAAGAAGGTAAGACCCTGGAAGAAGTTGCTGCGGACTACCTTGATGAGCTCTTGAACAGAAGCCTCATCCAAGTGGCAGAGACAACCAGTGATGGAAGGGTCAAAATGTGCCGAGTTCATGGCCTTTTGCTGGAAATAATCATTTCAAAGGCAAGGGATCAGAATTATGCAATCATAGACCAGGAACACAGCGAACTGTGGCCAGAAAGAGTTCGTCGCCTCTCTGTACACAAAGCGTTTCAGGTTGCGCAGCAAAACCGATCACTTTCCCATCTCAGATCGTTGTTAATGTTTGGCGTGGACAGGTCTTCTGTTGATGACGCTCTCTCATCTGAATTCAACCTTCTCAGAGTCCTAGATTTATGTCATGCTCCAGTAGGCCGCTTCCCAGTTCAGGTACTTGACATGAATTGTCTTAGGTTTCTAAGCTTGAGATCTAGTCATATTCAAACCATTCCAAGTTCCATAGGGAACCTTCAGAACCTAGAGACGCTAGACCTCAAAGACACTCATGTCATGGCATTACCTGTGGAGATAGCAAAGCTTCAGCGACTACGTCATCTCCTTGTGTATCGGTATGAGACAATAGCTTATTCGCACTATAAATATGGTTTCAAAACCCCTGCAGATATCGGAGCTCTGCAGTCTCTGCAAAAGCTATGCTATATAGAGGTAGATGACGAAAGAAACCGTCGCAATATTTTGGGGCTGGGGAAACTTGATCAGTTAAGGAGGTTGTGTGTGTTAAAGTTGAGGAGAGAAGACGGAAGGAATCTGTGCTCATCGATAGCAAAGTTAACCAACCTCTCCTCACTGGCTGTCTATGCattcgatgatgaagaagaactCGATCTGCATCACCTTTCTTCACCTCCGCCACTACTTCAGAGGATCTTCTTGAGGGGACACTTACAGACCTTACCAAGCTGGATTGCGAACCTCCACAGCCTCGTAAAACTACGCCTGAGAATGTCCTGTTTAAGGGATGATCCACTGGAATCCCTTCAAAATTTGCCCAGTCTGGTTCATCTCGAGTTGCTGCATGTTTATAATTGGCAAACTTTGCGCTTTGAGGCCAAAGGGTTCATGAAACTTAAGACATTGGGGCTCGATCTTTTCGATGAGCTCGAGTTCATACAGGTGGAGGAGGGAGCAATGCCCTGTCTAGGAAAGTTGATCATCCAGCGGTGCAAATTGCTCAAGGATCTGCCATTAGGAATCGAGCACTTAAAGATGCTCAAGGTGTTGGAGTTCTTCGACCTGCCTGATGAATTAGTCCAGAAACTTAAGCCGGACGAACAAAATGAGGACTATCAGAAGGTTGCGCACGTTCCTGAAATTCGTTACGCTTACTGGAGAGAGCAAGGTTGGGATGTCACGTCTGTAGAGACATCGGTCGAGGAAGAGGGCTCTCGTTTGCAGAGTTCTAGTATGAGGAGTAGTGAACTACCTCCTTGTTGGAAATAAGTGTCTAGTAGTGAACTACCTCCTTGGTGGAAATAAGTGTCTATATCTTCTGTGAATCAATCTTTTCCAGGGTGTTTATGTTTACACTGCCATGGAAAATTCGATGTAATGCAGTTTACAGTAAATGAATTCTCAAACATATTCGAATGTTCGTTTTCGATTTGGCAATGTTTGGTCATTCAGTAACATTTTGTTCCTTACAGGGCTCCACCATTTATGGTTACCATTCCATGAATACAACCGATTTATAC
The sequence above is drawn from the Rhodamnia argentea isolate NSW1041297 chromosome 9, ASM2092103v1, whole genome shotgun sequence genome and encodes:
- the LOC115744452 gene encoding disease resistance protein RPM1-like, translated to MAESAVLYLLSKLESFVGNGIQQERDGHEEWMSLMREFERIKAFLKTADSMEECNEEVKVWVKQVREIAYEAEDVLDEYKQLSGQDHQTEGFLRMIQTSVRNRKARHRLISAMKSISPRIKSICEGQQRLFDGFSTTERGSSSTSSYEDNKWQDHRGDALLVEKSDLVGIEEPKKELVEWLVQGVSQCEVISVVGMGGLGKTTLTKQVYDDPAVKKRFTVRAWVTLSPSLRTEDLLLDMLQQITSSIMKTVPAEAKTRDSSCIRTMIKDLLQKRKSKYLIVLDDVWDMNKWDAVKCALPNNNNGGRIMVTTRKSDLASASGTGCAGKVYNMKPLSAEQSHELFCRKTFKEKACPSHLEEICRHILRKCEGLPLAIVAIGGVLASKDTRRIDEWELVRRSLRSEIEDNEKLKNLKQVLSLSFNDLPYYLKSCFLHLSVFPEAHNVECMRIIRLWVAEGFVERKEGKTLEEVAADYLDELLNRSLIQVAETTSDGRVKMCRVHGLLLEIIISKARDQNYAIIDQEHSELWPERVRRLSVHKAFQVAQQNRSLSHLRSLLMFGVDRSSVDDALSSEFNLLRVLDLCHAPVGRFPVQVLDMNCLRFLSLRSSHIQTIPSSIGNLQNLETLDLKDTHVMALPVEIAKLQRLRHLLVYRYETIAYSHYKYGFKTPADIGALQSLQKLCYIEVDDERNRRNILGLGKLDQLRRLCVLKLRREDGRNLCSSIAKLTNLSSLAVYAFDDEEELDLHHLSSPPPLLQRIFLRGHLQTLPSWIANLHSLVKLRLRMSCLRDDPLESLQNLPSLVHLELLHVYNWQTLRFEAKGFMKLKTLGLDLFDELEFIQVEEGAMPCLGKLIIQRCKLLKDLPLGIEHLKMLKVLEFFDLPDELVQKLKPDEQNEDYQKVAHVPEIRYAYWREQGWDVTSVETSVEEEGSRLQSSSMRSSELPPCWK